One Lycium barbarum isolate Lr01 chromosome 5, ASM1917538v2, whole genome shotgun sequence genomic window carries:
- the LOC132640654 gene encoding 1-aminocyclopropane-1-carboxylate synthase 4-like, whose amino-acid sequence MALLSKLATNEQHGENSPYFDGWKAYDNDPFHLVNNPNGVIQMGLAENQLSFDLIEEWIKINPKASICTTEGIESFRTIANFQDYHGLPEFRSAIAKFMENTRGGRVKFDPERVVMAGGATGANETLMFCLADRGDAFLVPSPYYPGFNRDLRWRTGVQLLPISCKSSNSFKITIEAVKEAYENAQQANVKVKGLILTNPSNPLGTTLERDTLKNLLTFTNEHNIHLVCDEIYAATVFDAPQFVGIAEIITNDEVTNRCINKDLVHIVYSLSKDMGFPGFRVGIVYSFNDDVVNCARKMSSFGLVSTQTQHLLAAMLSDDEFVEEFLIESAKRLRKRHEKFTGGLEEVGIKCLKSNAGLFCWMDLRPLLKEPTLEGEMTLWKLIINDVKLNVSPGSSFNCHEAGWFRVCFANIDDQIVDIALMRIRMFVDGNNDVKEIGVAKKKQHWKRSNLRLSFSNGKYDENVMSLNMMSPNSPIPHSPLVQARN is encoded by the exons atgGCACTTTTGTCTAAGCTTGCTACTAACGAACAACATGGCGAAAACTCGCCATATTTTGATGGGTGGAAAGCATACGATAATGATCCTTTCCACCTTGTGAATAATCCCAATGGAGTTATTCAAATGGGTCTCGCTGAAAATCAG CTTTCTTTTGACTTGATTGAAGAGTGGATTAAGATAAATCCAAAAGCTTCCATTTGCACAACTGAAGGAATTGAATCTTTTAGGACCATTGCTAACTTCCAGGACTATCATGGCTTGCCTGAATTTAGAAGT GCAATTGCGAAATTTATGGAAAACACAAGAGGGGGTAGGGTTAAGTTTGATCCAGAACGTGTAGTAATGGCTGGTGGAGCCACTGGAGCTAACGAAACTCTTATGTTTTGTTTGGCTGATCGTGGTGATGCATTTTTAGTCCCTTCACCGTATTACCCTGG ATTCAATAGGGACCTAAGGTGGAGAACCGGTGTACAACTTCTACCCATTTCATGCAAGAGCTCCAACAGTTTCAAGATTACTATAGAAGCTGTCAAAGAGGCATATGAAAATGCCCAACAAGCAAATGTCAAAGTCAAAGGCTTAATTTTGACCAACCCTTCTAATCCATTAGGCACCACTTTAGAGAGGGACACACTAAAAAACCTCTTGACCTTCACCAATGAACACAACATCCACCTTGTTTGTGACGAAATCTACGCAGCCACTGTGTTTGATGCTCCACAATTCGTCGGCATTGCCGAAATTATCACCAACGATGAAGTAACGAATCGTTGCATTAATAAAGATTTGGTGCATATAGTGTATAGTCTTTCGAAAGACATGGGATTTCCAGGATTCCGAGTGGGAATTGTGTATTCGTTCAATGATGATGTGGTTAATTGTGCTAGAAAAATGTCGAGTTTCGGTCTTGTTTCAACTCAAACACAACATTTACTAGCAGCTATGCTCTCTGACGATGAATTCGTCGAAGAATTTCTCATTGAAAGCGCGAAAAGGTTAAGGAAAAGGCACGAAAAATTCACCGGGGGACTTGAAGAAGTCGGGATAAAGTGTCTAAAAAGCAATGCAGGTCTTTTTTGCTGGATGGATTTGCGGCCGCTACTGAAAGAACCAACACTTGAGGGTGAGATGACACTGTGGAAACTGATCATAAATGACGTGAAGCTCAACGTCTCGCCTGGATCTTCTTTTAATTGCCACGAGGCAGGTTGGTTTAGAGTTTGTTTCGCGAATATCGATGATCAAATTGTGGATATCGCGCTCATGAGGATTCGGATGTTTGTGGAtggtaataatgatgttaaagaaaTTGGGGTCGCGAAGAAGAAACAACATTGGAAGAGGAGCAATCTACGACTTAGCTTCTCGAATGGGAAGTACGATGAAAATGTTATGAGTTTGAATATGATGTCTCCTAATTCTCCAATTCCTCACTCGCCGCTTGTTCAAGCGAGGAATTAA